The following proteins are co-located in the Puniceicoccus vermicola genome:
- a CDS encoding hydroxyacid dehydrogenase produces the protein MAPRSIYLLDQKACDLIYRREARDRIHTLTESDGLVYGREEILASPGSFSEVEIVFSGWGCPKMDEELLDALPNLKALFYGAGSVRYFVTESFWKRSILLTSSFRANAIPVADYTVASVVFALKRAWLDNRAIRSNRETVNRDLSPGVYHGSTVGIVSLGAIGQLVCKRLFSMNLDVLGYDPYAPSAIFDEFGVQRVNSLREIFRSSKVVSLHAPLLPSTVGMITGELVRQMPEGGVLINTARGGLLAESEVYDVVKDRPDLFAVLDVLTEEENLNASPFARLPNVFLTSHIAGSIGNECYRMGDFAVDEAERYLSSRPPLDAVVEEKIELMA, from the coding sequence ATGGCGCCTCGCTCGATATATCTCCTGGATCAAAAGGCATGCGACCTCATTTACCGGCGGGAAGCCCGTGATCGCATTCATACTTTAACGGAGAGCGACGGGTTGGTTTATGGCCGAGAAGAGATCCTTGCCTCCCCAGGATCATTTTCCGAAGTGGAAATCGTTTTTTCCGGATGGGGCTGTCCGAAAATGGATGAGGAGCTTCTCGATGCTCTGCCGAATCTAAAAGCCCTTTTTTATGGCGCGGGTTCGGTTCGGTATTTTGTGACGGAGTCCTTTTGGAAGCGTTCGATTCTCTTGACGAGCTCTTTCCGGGCCAATGCGATTCCGGTTGCCGATTATACGGTAGCATCGGTCGTCTTTGCTCTTAAGCGAGCGTGGCTCGACAATCGCGCCATTCGTAGCAATCGAGAAACCGTGAACCGAGATCTGAGTCCGGGAGTGTATCACGGATCGACCGTAGGGATCGTCTCGTTGGGAGCGATTGGGCAACTTGTTTGCAAAAGGCTGTTCTCTATGAATCTCGATGTCCTCGGGTATGATCCCTATGCTCCGTCGGCCATTTTTGACGAATTTGGGGTGCAGCGGGTCAATAGCTTGCGAGAGATCTTTCGCTCATCGAAAGTAGTGAGCCTGCACGCCCCATTACTCCCGAGCACCGTGGGAATGATTACCGGGGAGTTGGTTCGACAGATGCCGGAAGGTGGAGTCTTGATCAATACGGCGCGAGGGGGGCTTTTGGCTGAGTCAGAGGTTTATGATGTGGTCAAAGATCGACCGGATCTCTTCGCTGTTCTCGATGTTCTGACGGAAGAAGAGAATTTGAACGCTTCTCCGTTTGCTCGGCTACCCAACGTCTTTTTGACTTCTCACATAGCTGGGTCGATCGGAAACGAGTGCTATCGAATGGGAGATTTTGCGGTGGATGAGGCGGAGAGATATCTCTCCAGCCGACCCCCTCTGGATGCTGTAGTTGAGGAAAAAATAGAGCTCATGGCGTAG